A genomic segment from Xiphophorus maculatus strain JP 163 A chromosome 6, X_maculatus-5.0-male, whole genome shotgun sequence encodes:
- the LOC102227602 gene encoding transmembrane protein 14C-like, whose protein sequence is MDWIGFGYALFVSAGGVIGYAKAGSITSLVAGIIFGLAASVGVYLTSQNPRNVWLSLGTAGTLAVVMGLRFVNSWKFMPAGLMTLASVLMLTKIIFGMLKSRQHKS, encoded by the exons ATGGACTGGATTGGCTTCGGCTATGCTCTGTTTGTGTCAGCAGGAGGAGTCATAGGTTATGCTAAAGCAg GCAGCATCACCTCTCTGGTCGCCGGTATCATTTTCGGCTTGGCGGCTTCAGTTGGAGTTTATCTGACGTCTCAGAATCCCAGGAATGTTTGGCTTTCATTGG GCACAGCGGGAACTTTGGCTGTAGTGATGGGACTGAGATTTGTAAACTCCTGGAAGTTCATGCCGGCTGGTTTGATGACGTTAGCGAG cGTGCTGATGCTGACGAAGATCATCTTTGGAATGCTGAAGTCGAGGCAACACAAATCTTGA
- the pak1ip1 gene encoding p21-activated protein kinase-interacting protein 1: MAAVLELIAGSYEQITFGYRVKTGENDWTAKPDFTHHAHTASVSAVAASERFVVTGSKDETIQLYDMKKRTEHGALLHHEGTISCLEFYGTSHLLSGGEDGLLCVWSTKKWECMTTIKAHKGHVTSLSVHPSGKLALSVGTDKTLRTWNLINGRSAFIKNIKQNAHIVRWSPDGDRYVVVVNDKIDIYKLETASVTGTIANPKRISSVKFLNNSFLAVAGDDETVRFCDVEKAKWVCESKAHETRVKAVDSLMVDDYCVLLTASNDGYIKMWKIHLKEELEPPVLLGEVNTTARLTCLAVWRPVQPISDGPSEAATSEELAQELTKKKRVREITEKVIVEDESKPKKKKKKNGGKKTVKQ; encoded by the exons ATGGCAGCGGTGCTGGAGCTCATCGCTGGCAGCTATGAGCAAATTACTTTCGGATACCGAGTAAAAACGGGGGAAAAC GACTGGACAGCCAAACCTGACTTTACACATCACGCTCACACAGCTTCAGTATCAGCTGTGGCGGCCAGCGAGAGGTTTGTGGTTACGGGAAGCAAAGATGAAACTATACAGTTATACGACATGAAGAAGAGAACAGAACATGGGGCTCTGCTGCATCATGAAG GTACCATCTCTTGCCTGGAGTTCTATGGTACGTCCCACTTGCTGAGTGGAGGGGAAGACGGGCTCCTGTGTGTGTGGAGCACAAAGAAGTGGGAGTGCATGACGACCATCAAAGCTCATAA AGGTCACGTCACTTCGCTCTCTGTCCATCCGTCGGGTAAACTGGCGCTGTCGGTCGGGACGGACAAGACTCTGAG AACCTGGAATCTCATCAATGGCAGGTCggcttttatcaaaaacatcaaacaga atgcACACATTGTCAGATGGTCTCCAGATGGCGACAGATATGTGGTGGTGGTGAATGACAAAATTGATATCTACAAGCTGGAGACGGCGTCTGTAACGGGAACGATTGCAAACCCGAAGAGGATCTCATCTGTGAAATTCTTAAAC AACTCCTTCCTGGCCGTCGCAGGAGACGATGAAACTGTGAGGTTCTGTGATGTGGAAAAAGCTAAATGGGTTTGTGAGTCCAAGGCTCATGAAACGAG AGTAAAAGCAGTCGACAGTTTGATGGTGGATGATTACTGCGTGCTTTTAACGGCTTCAAATGATGGTTAcatcaaaatgtggaaaatccATCTGAAAGAG GAGCTGGAACCTCCTGTTCTACTGGGGGAAGTGAACACAACAGCTAGACTGACGTGCCTCGCCGTGTGGAGGCCAGTGCAGCCGATATCTGATGGTCCGTCTGAAGCAGCAACATCTGAAG AACTTGCTCAGGAACTTACAAAGAAGAAGAGAGTCCGAGAGATAACAGAAAAAGTCATTGTAGAGGATGAGAGCaaaccaaaaaagaagaagaagaaaaatggcgGAAAAAAGActgtcaaacaataa